TGGCAAAAAAAACTCAATTAAACGCTGATTCAGTTCAAATTGAAGAGAATGGAAATCGTATTCTATTTAAAAAGAACATTAAGATGACAATCAGATAACTCAAGAAACATGACATCCATCTTAAAGATCTTAAAGCAAAAAATTCTCGGCTCCATTCGCACAATTTCTATTCTATCTTTATGTTTTCTAGAGACTATGGTTTGTCCAGTATCAGCAAATGCGAAAAATTATACTAATCTTTTTGAGAGTCATGAAGATCCTATTCAAATAGAATCAAATGAACTAGAATTCATAGATCAAGATAATAAGGCAATATTCAGGGGTAACGTTAAAATAAAACAAGGTTCCAATCAAATGTCTACAGGTGAGATGATTGTTATTTATCTACCCAATTCAAAAGAAAGACAAGCTGATATAGAGCGATTAGAATTTAGCAATGGCTTCATATTGAATTCGGATAGGAACATAGTTTCCGGAGAAAGCGGTAAATACTGGTTTAATTCAAAAGATTTATTTTTAGAAGGGAATGTTATTCTGAGTCAGGGAAAGAATGTTGCTAAGGGATGTAAACTAATAGCAAATCTTAATAAAAAAATTGGAAAACTCGATAACTGTGGAAGCCGTGTGACAGTTTCCTTGCATCCCCCCCCCCAAAAAACGAAGTTCAATCAATGATTCAATCGAAAATAAGAAATCAAAAGGTAAAACAACATCCTCGAGGTGTATTAATTGCAAATAATTTGATAAAAGCGTATAAGAAGCGTACTGTTGTCAATGGTGTCAGTTTAAGCGTTAAATGCGGTGAGTCCGTTGGATTACTAGGTCCCAACGGAGCGGGTAAGACGACCTGTTTTTACATGATGATAGGCTTGGTCTCCCCTGATTCAGGTTCGATCATGCTTGATGGATATAATTTAACATTCCTTCCCATGTATCAGAGAGCTCGTTTGGGAATCGGCTTTTTGCCTCAAGAAGCCTCTATATTTCGTGGATTATCTGTTGAAGACAACATAAAGGCTGTTTTAGAAGTTGTAGAAAAAAAAACGGAGAGAAGAAGAGAGCAACTGGATTCGTTACTGAACGAATTCAAAATAGATCATCTTAGAAAGTTACCAAGCATTGCTTTATCGGGGGGAGAAAGGAGACGATTGGAAATTGCTCGGGCACTTGCTTCTCGTCCTGCATTCATATTGCTGGATGAACCTTTTGCTGGTATTGATCCTATTGCTATCAGAGATATTCAAGACTTGGTTCGTTATTTAACAGGCCGCGGTATAGGCGTTCTCATCACGGACCACAATGTTCGTGAAACTCTAGGATTGACAGACCAAGTTTACATCATTACATCAGGTCAAGTCTTGACTTACGGAAAGCCACAGGATGTTGTCAACAATGCTGATGTTAGACGTCTTTATCTCGGTGATCAATTTCTTCTTTAATAGACCTAGCTCTAACCGAAAGACTTTGACTTCTATGTTTTTCTAAAAGGATTCCGTAATTTCAGAAGATAAAGATCCGATAACCGATAAATTCATATTAGATATGTGACATGGCCCATTTTTCGTCCTTTACGAGATTCTGTTTTCCCATACAGTGTCACAAAACTATTAGGCTTCTCAAAATAATTGGCAACATCTTTTCCTTCATCACCGATGAGGTTAACCATTTCGCAATCGTGGTGTCGTCTTCCATCGCCTAAAGCCAAGCCTACAATAGCCCGTATATGTTGATCAAATTGTGAAACATTACAAGCCTCACGCGTCCAGTGACCTGAATTGTGAACTCTAGGAGAAAATTCATTAACCATAATGTTGTCTTCAATTGCAAAAAATTCAATACCTATAGTTCCCACATAGTTGAGAGATCTTAATATATTATTAGCTAACTCCTGAGCGTTATTTTTAGAGATATGATGAATATTACCTGGAACAACCGAACGACGTAAAATTCCATTTTCGTGATAATTGATCGCTGGATCAAAAAAGACAACATCTCCTGCATAGCTTCTTGTTGCAATTAATGAAAATTCTAGATCAAAATTAATCAGCTTTTCAAAGATATAAGGCCCTCTTCCGATATCAGATAATGAGGATTGGGCTTCATCAGTACTAATGTGATTCAAAACAATCTTTTGCCCTTTCCCATCATAACCCAATCGTCGAGTTTTCAAAATACCATCACCACAATCAGCCAGTGCAGCCATCAAATCATCTACACTTGAAATAGCATGATAAGCTGCAACTAAAGCACCCTTCTCTTCAAGAAACTGCTTCTCTAACAACCGATCTTGAGCTTTTTCCAAAGCTACTGACGGAGGAAAAAGTGGTACAAGACGTTCCAAAAATTGAGCGGATTCCAATGATAGATTTTCAAATTCGTATGTTACAACATCACATTTTTTAGCCAGTTCTGAGAGTGCTGTAATATCATCATAAGCAGCTTGAATGTTTTGATTAGAAAGCTGAAAGGCTGGCGAATCAGCCTTTGGTTCAAGGATAAGTGTACGAAAACCCATTTTTGCAGCACTTTCTGCTAACATTCTTCCTAATTGGCCACCACCAATAATACCGATTGTGCTGTTAGGTCTAAGAGGAAATAACATGAAATCATCCATCTATGGGTAGATAAGCAATACTATCAGTCTGATCTTGACGCCATTGCTTTAATCGATTGGCAAGAAAAACATCGCTTAACGCTAAAATCGATGCAGCAAAAAGCCCTGCATTTTCAGCACCCGCTTTACCGATTGCCAAAGTACCAACTGGTATACCTGATGGCATCTGTACAATAGAATGAAGACTATCGATCCCACTCAATGTTGAAGAAACTAGAGGTACTCCGAGAACAGGAAGCACAGTCATAGATGCAATCATACCAGGCAAATGAGCAGAACCTCCTGCCCCTGCAATAATCACCTTATAGCCGGATGTTTCAGCACTTTTTGCAAAAGCAACCATCCGATCCGGAGTACGATGTGCTGAAATAATATGTTCTGAAAAAGAAACATCAAGTTCATCTAAAATGCTGACTGAACAGCGCATAATATCCCAATCAGATTGACTACCCATTAATACTGCAACGTCTTTTTTCATTTTTTCATCTATAAAGCTCTTCCGAGATCATCTGTCTAGATTTTGATCTCGACTAGATTCTAACCAATATAAATAAGAATCAAACATTAATTTTGAGTCCTATCAGAATTAGGAGCCCCTTATTCACATATTCACATATATTTTCTATCTAGTGTAGATTATCATCTCTTTGGCAACACAACCTTAATCCGTTTAAAAATAAAATTTCAATCCAATCAAAAATAGAAAAATTCTCTTTTTGATTATCATTATTAGCCTTTAAAAGGGTCTTCTAGAATCTTTGAAGCGCTTCCAAACCGTGTTTCTATATACTGATGGACTAGTATTTGGAATTCTTCTGCAATGAAATTACCATGCAGAATCAGCTTTTTTTTCCCATCAATAAAAACAGGAGCTTTGGGATTTTCACCTCTCCCTGGCAATGAAATGCCTATATCTGCGTGTTGACTTTCACCTGGCCCGTTTACAATGCATCCCATAACAGCAACCTTTAGGTTAGCAACACCAGGATATTGTTTTTTCCAAACAGGCATTGACTCTCGCAGTCTATTTTGAATGCTTGTTGCCAATGTTTGAAAAAATGTTGAGGTTGTTCTCCCACACCCAGGACAGGCGGCAACAATAGGAAAAAATGTCTGAAACCCCATAACCTGAAGAAGTTCTTGTGCCACTTTTACTTCACAGGTGCGATCGTCGCCCAGCTGAGGAGTCAATGAAATACGAATGGTATCGCCGATTCCTTGTTGTAAGAGGATGCTTAAAGCGGCTGCAGAGGCTACGATACCCTTAGAACCCATGCCTGCTTCTGTTAACCCGAGATGTAAGGCATAGTCCACCCTTCGTGATAGCTCTGTATAAACAGCGATTAATTCTTGAACTTCGCTCACCTTTGCTGATAATATTATTTTTTCGTGTCTCAAACCAATCCGTTCAGCATCTTGTGCAGATAAAATTGCTGACTGTATAATGGCCTCACGCATTACAGAATGTGCTGGTTTCGGTTTCTTCTCTAACGCATTTTTATCCATCAAGCGTGTCAGCAAAACCTGATCTAGAGACCCCCAGTTTACACCAATGCGTACTGGTTTATTGTATCGAAGAGCTGTTTTGATAATCGCCTCGAACTGCTTATCTTTCTTTTCTTTAAACCCCACATTACCAGGATTGATCCTATATTTGGCTAAAACCTCAGCACAGGCAGGATGCTTTGCTAATAGCTGATGGCCTATATAATGGAAATCACCAACGATTGGTACATCTATACCGAGACGATCGAGTTTTTCCTTAATTCGTGGAACGGCAGCAGCCGACTCGTTTCGGTCAACCGTAATTCTAACAATTTCGGATCCTGCACGATGAAGTTCCGCAATTTGCGCAACGGTAGAATCGACATCTGCAGTATCTGTATTGGTCATCGACTGAACAATAATGGGGGATTGACCCCCAACTTTAATCCCACCTACATCAACGCAAACTGTTTTTCTACGGTCAAGAGGAGCGCTCAAAGGAGCCCAATCAACGAATGAATTACACTTTCTATCCACTATTTATCCTATTGAATCTTAAATGAGTTAGATATCAACAACCAAAAATTATTGAACAATATTTTATCATAAAACAATAAAAATATCGATAAAATTAGTGATGACATCATCCATCGATGATGTCATTCTATACTTCAATGTACGGAAAGTAGGGGTTGTTTTTGTTCCTTTCATTCGCTACGATCGAAATCCATTCAATCTCATTATCTTATAGAATTGGTTGAGTGAGTTGATGGGTTCAAGGAGTCAAACATGCCTAAAATGAAGACTAAGGCAAGTGTGAAAAAGCGCTTCAAGCTCACCGCCACTGGAAAAGTAAAAGTAGCAGCTGCTGGGAAGCGTCATATGATGATCAAACGTTCAAAAAGGTTTTTACGCAATGCTAGGGGTATGATGATACTTAGTGATTCAGATTCTCGCATAGTTAAGAAATTCATCCATTAGGATCCTCCAAAATCTTAAATTTAATCACTCAATTTCAGGAATGAAGTTATGGCACGTGTAAAACGTGGGGTTAATGCCCATGCAAGACACAAAAAAGTTCTGAAAAAAGCTAAAGGATACTATGGCGCCCGTCGAACTCAGATTCGCTCGGCCAAACAGGCTGTTGAAAAGGCACAACAGTACTCCTATCGTGACCGTAAAGCACGTAAGCGGAGTTTCCGTACCCTTTGGACGCAGCGTATTAATGCTGCAGTACGTCAACACAGTCTGACCTATTCTCGATTTGTTGATGGTTTGATAAAGTCAGGGATAAGGATTGACCGTAAGAATCTTTCTGATATGGCAATCAATCAACCTGAATCCTTTGCTGTCATCGTGACTCATGCCAAAAAATCATTGCAGTCCCTTGCCAGGATCGGGACTGTCATTAGCCGAGAGTAATAAGGACGATTCGTTTGTCTTTAAAATTTTCGATTGATGAGTTGAAGAAGCTGGAATTAGAAACAATAGCCAGTATTACTGCTGCTGAGGATGAGCATACACTTGAATCTATCAGGGTCGCTACTTTAGGAAGAAAAGGATCTGTCTCTCATCTGATGAAAATTCTGGGGCAGATCACGATGAAAGAACGCCAGGTTATAGGGCCAGCCTTAAACCGATTGAAATCTTGTATATCTCATGCTATCTTGGACCGAAAAGAAACGTTGAAACGGTCATCCATCAAAGTTCGATTGCCAAGAGAAGTTGTTGACGTTACTTTGCCTGTTCGCCCTGATCCCTTTGATAGGGGCCATCTCCATCCTGTGACTCAGGTCACAGATGAGATTATTTCGATCTTTTCTGATATGGATTTTGCTGTTCTCGAAGGTCCAGAAATCGAAACGGATTATTATAATTTCACGGCTCTCAATTTTCCTCACGACCATCCAGCACGTGAAATGCATGATACGTTTTTCTTCAGTGAGGATGAGAATGGTGAACGAAAATTGCTCCGTACACATACATCACCAATGTTGATAAGGGCAATGGAAACAAAAAAGATTCCGATCCGTGTTGTTATACCTGGGAAAACTTATCGTCAAGATTTAGATACAACTCATTCTCCAATGTTTCATCAACTAGAAGGCTTGGTCATTGAAAAAAACACTAATATCGCTCACCTGAAATGGGTTTTACAGGAGTTTTGTAGATCGTTTTTTGATGGTTCCGAGTTGAACATGCGCTTTCGTCCCTCTTTCTTTCCCTTTACTGAACCCAGCCTTGAGGTGGATATTCAGTGTGATCATTCTGATTCGGAAGTAAAGGTTGGAGAAGGAGGTGACTGGATGGAAATTATCGGCTGTGGTATGGTTCATCCGAACGTTTTATGTTCTGGCGGGCTTGATCCTGATATTTATCAAGGATTTGCCTGGGGTCTCGGCATCGATCGTATTACAATGTTAAAATACGGTATGCCCGATCTTCGTTCTTTTTTTGAAGGTGATCAGCGTTGGATCAACCATTATGGATTTAAGCCACTTCATATTCCTATTCTCTAAAGAATGAAATCCTAGAAACAAGACAATGAGTAGCCATCATGGATAATCTTCTTTTTGCTCAAGATCCTTAGAACGATTTGAAATGGAATAAAATATGAAGTTCACTCTCTTCTGGCTTAAAGATCATTTAGCAACAAAGGCAACACTTGATGAAATAGCTGAGATGCTGACAATGATTGGTCTTCAAGTCAGCAATGTTGATGATCGTGCAGCTCTTTTACCTTTCACTATCTCTCGCGTACTTACTGTTACGCCGCATCCTTGTGCTAACAATTTGAAAATTCTATCAATTGATCTAGGAAAAGGTGAGCCACTAGAGGTTGTTTCTAGTGCTCCCAATGTCCACTCTGGACTAATAGGCGTTTTCGCATCACCAGGTACCCATGTTCCCAGTATGAATTTAACATCAAAGGTCAGCAATATTAGCGGAGTAATTTCGCACGGTATGATGTGTTCCAAGAAAGATTTAGGACTCTCCCACGAGGATGATCTTCTGATTGATCTTCCTAAAGATGCCCCGGTTGGCATGGCATTTTCTGATTATGAAGGTCTAAATGATCCTGTCATCGAAATTGATATCACACCTAACCGACCCGATGCCCTCAGTGTTTTAGGCATTGCAAGAGATCTTGCAGCAGCAGGGTTAGGGACCTTGAATTCATCAACAATGATTCCCGTTCAAGGGACATATGATTGTCCTTTTGAAGTGGATCTCAGTGAATCAGGAGCTTCTGAATTTTGCTTGGCCTTTGGCTTGATTTTTGTACGCAATGTGCAAAATAAGCCATCTCCAAAATGGATGCAACAACGGTTGAAAGCGATAGGCTTCTCTCCGATTTCTGCATTGGTAGATATTACCAATTATATCACATTGGATCGAGGGAGACCATTGCATCTTTTTGATGCAGACAAGATAAATGGAAACCTTGTCATACGCCGAGCCACTGGTCATGAAGACTTTTGCGCAATAGATGGTAAAATTTACAAACCTTCATCAGATCATTTTTTCATTACCGATGATAAAAGACCTCAGTCTTTGGCAGGTATCATCGGTGGAAAAAAATCTAGTTGTACAGATCAGACAACCAATGTGCTTATTGAATCAGCATTATGGAATCCCAATATGGTAGCCCGCACTGGACGTGATCTTAATATTATCACGGAGGCTCGCTACCGATTTGAACGAGGTGTTGATCCTCAATTCATGAGAGATGGTCTTAACCTTTGTACAAAATTTGTTATGGAACTGTGTGGTGGAGAAGCTTCAAATGCCTTCTATGCTGGTTCTATACCTGATTCCCAAAAGATTATAGAGTTCCCGTTGAGCGAAACTCAACGTCTGACAGCTCTTGAAATTTCTAAAAATACTTCTGCTACTATCTTACGTAAACTAGGGTTTGGTGTCCATGAAAAAGGAGAAATGCTGACAGTTACGGTTCCATGTCATCGTCCTGATATCAAGAATAAGGCCGATCTTGTTGAAGAAATTATGCGTATATATGGTGTTGACAAGATAAAGCCTGCCCCACTTCCACTTACCCGTTCATTTCGGTTAGGAAAACGTGTTTTGACAGCCAGTCAGAGAAAAATGCGTAACACGCGACAAATCCTAGCTTCACGCGGAATGAATGAGACCATTTGTTACTCGTTTATACCCCAATCGCATGCACAGGCATTCGGTGGTGGTAACCCAAAGCTAGCTTTATCGAATCCGTTTTCTGCTAACATGTCTGATATGCGTCCTAGTCTTTTACCTGGCCTTCTATCCGCCACTCGTCGCAATGTTGAACGGGGGATTTCTGATATTGCTATTTTTGAGGTAAGCCATGTTTATCATGATGTAATCTCAGAAAATCAAACTCTATCTGCTGCTGGTGTCCGTCGGGGAACAGCGAGACTGGAATCAAGTGGACGCCATTGGTCTTCTGTCAGTACTCAAGTCAGTGTATTTGACGCAAAAGAAGATTTATTTTCTGTATTGATGGCTTGTGGCATAGATTCAAGAGAAATACATATTCAGTCATGTGGTCCTGATTGGTTTCATCCAGGTCGGAGCGGAATAATAAAGCTCTATCCGAATACAAGTATAGGTGCTTTCGGGGAATTCCATCCTATAGTGGTAGAGTTATTGAATCTATCTGATCGTCTTTGTGGATTTGAGATCAATCTTGATGCTATCCCTCAAACCAAATGCCAAGAAATTCGTAGAAAAGAGGCTTTGAATCTATCCAATTTACAAGTTGTGAAACGTGATCTTGCTTTCATAGTAGATAAGCGAGTCAAAAGTTCGATTATTGTACATGCAGCCAGAGAAGCCAATAAACAATTCGTTAGCTATGTGAATGTCTTTGATGTTTTTGAAGGGGCACCTCTTCAAACCAATAAAAAGTCTATCGCCATTGAAGTAACACTACAACCGATCAATAAAAGTTTTACAGATGAAGAAATAGAAAGTATCATAAAAAGTGTTATAAGTAATGTATCAATATCAACTGGTGGAGAATTACGAGTATAATATTTCAGTCCGATGAATGTTAACAGGTCTCTTGAAATAGAAAGAATAGAGAAAGAGCGAAACTCTACCAAGCTCATTCGAACCTCGCTTTAAGATCTGCTTTCATAGATGCATGTGCATCTATATAAGCTTCCTGTCGTTCAAAGCTCCAATATCTTAATTCATTGAGTGGGATGAGTTCTCCTGAGATCGCACAGATAACGTAACTTCCAGGCACTAACACACGAAAGTCAGATTCAAGATATTGAATTTGAGCCTCGGTTCCACTGTCCCTCTGCATTCGTTTTAACATCAATTAAACTCCAATACTGTGAATTAAGTTAGCATATGCCGAATAATTTCTCAAAATCGGTCAGTTTCAATTCAACATAGGTAGGACGGCCATGACTACATTGGCCTGAACGGGGTGTAGACTCCATATCACGTAATAATTGATTCATTTCTTCGAGAAAAAGTCGTCTTCCAGAGCGAATCGAAGCATGGCAGGCCATGGTTGATGCAACTTGATGGATCTTATTGGACATCAGTGTACTGATATTCCATTCATAAATTTCATCAACAAGATCTTTTATCAGTGCTGTTGAATCAATGGTTCCTAGAATGGCAGGGGTTTCATGAATAGCAATGGCTCGAGGACCAACTGGTTTGATAGAAAGTCCAAAGGGAGAGAGGGAGTCGGTGTGAGCCAATAACCGACTCATATCTTCTTCTGGAATTTCCACAATCTCAGGAATAAGCAGCATCTGCACCGCAACCCCATTAATGGCAATTTGCTGTTTTAATTTTTCATAAACTAAGCGTTCATGAGCAGCATGTTGATCAATAATCACCATGCCATCTTCCGTCTGTGAAATAATATATCTCTTGTGGAGTTGAGCACAGGCTCTACCAAGCGGTAAATCCTTTTCAGTTAGTCCTACTTGATCAATTGTTGTCATATTAGACGAATGTAACTCTCCCTTTTGAGACAATAGAGATTCATTGACATCGTTCTTGGATCTTTGAAAAGAAGATGGTTGGTTCAGTGAAGCTGTTGAGGGCCTCCTTATTTGAGAAGAATGAGGTGTTTCTAATCCTGATTTAGAAAGAATAGAAAATAAACGATTCCCTCCTTCTGTGGAAGCGAGGTGTTTTGATTTGGATATTGCCTTTTTAAGCGCTCCGGTAATCAAGCGACGAATCAGACAAGGATCTCTAAAACGAACTTCCAACTTTGCTGGGTGAACGTTGACATCAATTTCGGATGGTGCAATCTTGATATAAAGTAAGACAACTGAGTGTCTATATCGAGGCAAACAATCCAAATAGGCGCTCTTGATGGCACCTTTTAGCTCTTTGTCGCGTATGGATCTTCCATTTACATAGATAAACTGATGAAGCGAGGTACCTCGGTTATATGTAGGCAATGCAGCGTATCCTGTTAGTAAAACACCTTCTCTTTCTTCCTGAATCACCATCATATTATGAGAAAACTCATCTCCTAACACCATGTTTAATCGACGTCTTAAGCTCTTCTCTCCCTTTTCAGCTTCGTATTCTGTGTGATTACGATCATTGACTGATAGGGTAAATCCGATGTTACGATATCCTAGCACAGACCTTTTCACTATCTCAGTCATCGAAATTGTTTCAGCACGGTCAGTCTTCAAAAACTTTAAGCGTGCAGGCGTTGAGTAGAAAAGATCACGAACTTCTACGAGTGTACCCTGATTCATTGCGACAGGCCGTATATGAGAAATTTCTCCTTGATCAACCGATATTTCCCAGCCATTTTCATCGAAAGCCCTTTTACTTTTGATCATTAGTTTGCTAACGGAGGCAATGGAGGGGAGCGCTTCTCCTCGAAATCCGAGAGTTTGGATATTTGTTAGATCATTCATCAGCTTTGATGTACAGTGACGCTGAATAGCAAGAGATAAGTCTCTTTTGTTCATCCCCTTACCATTGTCACGGATTTGTATCAGGGTTTTACCACCTGATGCTATGATGATAGCAATCTTATTGGCATATGCGTCGATCGCATTATCAAGCAATTCTCGCACCACACTGCTCGGTCTCTCAATGACCTCTCCTGCTGCAATCTGATTGATTATGTTTTTGCTTAATTGCTGAATGGGCATAATTGAGCGGGAAATCCAGGAAATAGATATATCTTAATAATATGTAGAATAAAGCCAGAAAGCCAGTATGAAGATTCTTCTCTGAAGAAATTCCCCACAGTTTTACCATTCTATTGAACGACTAAACGCCTAGATAGCATTCTTGTAATGAAGAATAAAACCAAAAATGCTCTCTTAGTTATCATTATATTTCATTCAGCATAGAACTGGAATCAGTAAAATATAAGATTTAAACTCCCTGTCACGCAGAGACGCTTTCTTAAAAAGACTTATGGCTAGTTTATCGATTTTAATTTAGACTATTCCTGTCTAAACAGTGAGAGAATGAAACGGCCAAATTATTTAGAATTTGAAAATAGGCTTCAGGGCCAGGAGGAACCTTGGTTCCGATAGGATCCAATTCTGTTATATGAACAGGCAAACTGTCTATGATCGTATCAAGAAGGTGATACTCAACCTGAGGTTCCGTGAAGGCACAACGAATTTTTTTTTCCTGTATTGCTTTTTGAAGAGATCGTATCTTTGAAGCTCCTGGTCTTACCATTGGATGGATGGTTGCTACAATTGGATCTGTCAAGCCAAAGTATCGTGTAAAATGGGAGTAAGCATCGTGGAAAACAAGAAAATTATGATCTTTAAACTTTGACATTTTTTTTGTGAGATCTCTTTCCAAGAGAGTTATTTTCACAATAATCTTTTTTGCATTTTTTCGATATAAATCCCCATTTTGGGGATCAATTTTGGATAGTTTTTCGGCTATTTTAGAAGCAATGATCTTTGCTTTTTGGGGAGATAACCATACGTGAGAATCACGATTTTTCGCATAGCTAGAGATAGTGTCAATTTTGGGGACATCATGATGTAGATTGGATGTGAACAGCCGTCCAATTTGGAAATTTACTGCTGTTCTGGATATAGACTGAACAGGAGATGCTAAAAACGATTCTAGCTCAGGGCCTATCCAAATAACCATATCCGCTTTCTGTAATTTTTGAGCCTGGGATGGCTTTAATGCGCTCTCATGGGGTGATCTTGATCGAGTGATCAGAAGATCAGGAACAGCGATATCGTCCATGATGTTGGCAACAAGAGAGTGGAGAGGTTTAAGAGAAACGACCACACGAGGTTCAGCTTCAGCTCCTGCAGATGCAAAGTTTGCTAAGCCAGAAATCGTCCCCCAAAATAATATAAACCATATCAAGCTGGCAACGTTTGAAAGAAAAGGCAACAAGGTTTCAGATACTCATATAATTATAATATTTACTTCCTAATTTGCTTGCATTAAAAAAAACAGACTTAGAGCAACAAAAGGATTTCGTCTTGAATTCTTTGGTAAAAAACGAGAACCATGATGTACTGGTTTCTCTTTGTGATGCTGGTGTTGTTTCTGGTCTACGTTGGCTTGTGCGTGATGTATCTTTTGATGTACGTCGTGGTGAAATTGTTACGATCATTGGTCCTAATGGTTCGGGTAAGTCAACAACAGCCAAGATGGCTCTTGGTATAGTTAAGCCTAATAGTGGAACTGTTCACCGAAAAAAAAATCTTAAGATAGGTTATGTTCCACAAAAATTATCTATAGATAGTACATTACCGCTACCGGTTCACCGATTAATGACTTTGACATCTCAACTCGATAAATCTTCGATGATAACTGCACTTCGATTGACAGGGATGTTTACACTCTTGAATTCAGATGTGAAATCCCTTTCAGGTGGTGAATTGCAAAGAGTATTGATCGCCAGGGCGATTGCGCTAAAACCTGATTTTCTGATGTTAGATGAACCTGCAAGAGGTTTAGATCTCACCGGTGCGCTATCACTCTATCAATTAGTCACTAAAATTCGAAACGAGCTGAACTGCGCAGTGCTTATTATCTCTCATGATCTTCACTTAGTGATGTCAGCGACCGATCAGGTTATTTGTCTCAACGGGCATGTGTGCTGTCAGGGTCCCCCTACGGCTGTTGTGGAGAATGAAGAATATCAAAAATTATTTGGGACATACAGGCCGGATCTGCTTTCAGTTTACGAACACGAACATGATCACGTGCATTTATCAGATGGTCGAGTTAAGCACAAAGATGGCTCGATAACACCTCATTTTCGTGATTTCTCCTTATCAGATAGGAAAATCAACAAAGAGGCTTCTGAGTTTTGTTGATCACCGCGCTCGATGATTTTTTCAC
Above is a genomic segment from Candidatus Endowatersipora endosymbiont of Watersipora subatra containing:
- the pheT gene encoding phenylalanine--tRNA ligase subunit beta gives rise to the protein MKFTLFWLKDHLATKATLDEIAEMLTMIGLQVSNVDDRAALLPFTISRVLTVTPHPCANNLKILSIDLGKGEPLEVVSSAPNVHSGLIGVFASPGTHVPSMNLTSKVSNISGVISHGMMCSKKDLGLSHEDDLLIDLPKDAPVGMAFSDYEGLNDPVIEIDITPNRPDALSVLGIARDLAAAGLGTLNSSTMIPVQGTYDCPFEVDLSESGASEFCLAFGLIFVRNVQNKPSPKWMQQRLKAIGFSPISALVDITNYITLDRGRPLHLFDADKINGNLVIRRATGHEDFCAIDGKIYKPSSDHFFITDDKRPQSLAGIIGGKKSSCTDQTTNVLIESALWNPNMVARTGRDLNIITEARYRFERGVDPQFMRDGLNLCTKFVMELCGGEASNAFYAGSIPDSQKIIEFPLSETQRLTALEISKNTSATILRKLGFGVHEKGEMLTVTVPCHRPDIKNKADLVEEIMRIYGVDKIKPAPLPLTRSFRLGKRVLTASQRKMRNTRQILASRGMNETICYSFIPQSHAQAFGGGNPKLALSNPFSANMSDMRPSLLPGLLSATRRNVERGISDIAIFEVSHVYHDVISENQTLSAAGVRRGTARLESSGRHWSSVSTQVSVFDAKEDLFSVLMACGIDSREIHIQSCGPDWFHPGRSGIIKLYPNTSIGAFGEFHPIVVELLNLSDRLCGFEINLDAIPQTKCQEIRRKEALNLSNLQVVKRDLAFIVDKRVKSSIIVHAAREANKQFVSYVNVFDVFEGAPLQTNKKSIAIEVTLQPINKSFTDEEIESIIKSVISNVSISTGGELRV
- a CDS encoding DUF2093 domain-containing protein, which encodes MLKRMQRDSGTEAQIQYLESDFRVLVPGSYVICAISGELIPLNELRYWSFERQEAYIDAHASMKADLKARFE
- a CDS encoding zinc ABC transporter substrate-binding protein — translated: MLPFLSNVASLIWFILFWGTISGLANFASAGAEAEPRVVVSLKPLHSLVANIMDDIAVPDLLITRSRSPHESALKPSQAQKLQKADMVIWIGPELESFLASPVQSISRTAVNFQIGRLFTSNLHHDVPKIDTISSYAKNRDSHVWLSPQKAKIIASKIAEKLSKIDPQNGDLYRKNAKKIIVKITLLERDLTKKMSKFKDHNFLVFHDAYSHFTRYFGLTDPIVATIHPMVRPGASKIRSLQKAIQEKKIRCAFTEPQVEYHLLDTIIDSLPVHITELDPIGTKVPPGPEAYFQILNNLAVSFSHCLDRNSLN
- the mutL gene encoding DNA mismatch repair endonuclease MutL — translated: MPIQQLSKNIINQIAAGEVIERPSSVVRELLDNAIDAYANKIAIIIASGGKTLIQIRDNGKGMNKRDLSLAIQRHCTSKLMNDLTNIQTLGFRGEALPSIASVSKLMIKSKRAFDENGWEISVDQGEISHIRPVAMNQGTLVEVRDLFYSTPARLKFLKTDRAETISMTEIVKRSVLGYRNIGFTLSVNDRNHTEYEAEKGEKSLRRRLNMVLGDEFSHNMMVIQEEREGVLLTGYAALPTYNRGTSLHQFIYVNGRSIRDKELKGAIKSAYLDCLPRYRHSVVLLYIKIAPSEIDVNVHPAKLEVRFRDPCLIRRLITGALKKAISKSKHLASTEGGNRLFSILSKSGLETPHSSQIRRPSTASLNQPSSFQRSKNDVNESLLSQKGELHSSNMTTIDQVGLTEKDLPLGRACAQLHKRYIISQTEDGMVIIDQHAAHERLVYEKLKQQIAINGVAVQMLLIPEIVEIPEEDMSRLLAHTDSLSPFGLSIKPVGPRAIAIHETPAILGTIDSTALIKDLVDEIYEWNISTLMSNKIHQVASTMACHASIRSGRRLFLEEMNQLLRDMESTPRSGQCSHGRPTYVELKLTDFEKLFGIC
- a CDS encoding metal ABC transporter ATP-binding protein; amino-acid sequence: MNSLVKNENHDVLVSLCDAGVVSGLRWLVRDVSFDVRRGEIVTIIGPNGSGKSTTAKMALGIVKPNSGTVHRKKNLKIGYVPQKLSIDSTLPLPVHRLMTLTSQLDKSSMITALRLTGMFTLLNSDVKSLSGGELQRVLIARAIALKPDFLMLDEPARGLDLTGALSLYQLVTKIRNELNCAVLIISHDLHLVMSATDQVICLNGHVCCQGPPTAVVENEEYQKLFGTYRPDLLSVYEHEHDHVHLSDGRVKHKDGSITPHFRDFSLSDRKINKEASEFC